One window of the Flavobacteriales bacterium genome contains the following:
- a CDS encoding GNAT family N-acetyltransferase, protein MFTLREALADDASLLARIGEITFREAYGGMVPDELMEDYVRNYFTASVMQLEMDEPSWFFIGEKEGKAMGYIRLAIRKPFVLNIPRIYILKEVYGSGLAQLLLQQAIEIAKEKNCTTIELSVWKRNPRAIRFYEKSGFQIVGETSFEWDKDHVDEDWLMERKMEGNHEGTRTRRTTKGRG, encoded by the coding sequence ATGTTCACGCTTCGCGAAGCGCTTGCCGATGATGCTTCATTATTGGCCCGAATTGGTGAAATCACTTTTCGTGAAGCGTATGGCGGGATGGTTCCCGATGAACTGATGGAAGATTATGTGCGGAATTATTTTACTGCTTCCGTTATGCAACTCGAGATGGACGAACCATCCTGGTTTTTCATTGGAGAAAAAGAGGGAAAAGCAATGGGTTATATTCGACTCGCCATTCGTAAGCCATTCGTATTAAACATTCCGAGAATATATATTCTCAAAGAAGTTTATGGATCCGGACTGGCGCAATTGTTGCTTCAACAAGCCATCGAAATTGCGAAAGAAAAAAATTGTACAACAATTGAGTTGTCGGTTTGGAAACGCAATCCACGCGCCATTCGTTTTTATGAAAAATCCGGATTTCAAATTGTAGGCGAAACATCCTTCGAATGGGATAAAGATCATGTGGATGAAGATTGGTTAATGGAGAGGAAGATGGAGGGGAACCACGAAGGCACAAGAACACGGAGAACCACGAAGGGAAGAGGGTAG